One segment of Streptomyces sp. XD-27 DNA contains the following:
- a CDS encoding helix-turn-helix domain-containing protein, which translates to MPGDRLTVQDRQQIAAGLREELTYAAIGRRIGRPTSTVTREVMRNGGPRDYHAEAAHRASTRHGRQRRTTAPTPSPGRADPGRDPRLVDEVDAQSVELMIQAGLPQMMARVLAALFTTDSGSLTSAELVRRLHVSPASISKAVGYLENQALIKRERDPHSRAERYAIDDDVAFQSIVASARAQTQIAEVCKIAAQKLGTTTPAGARLENTSQFLLHVIDDLVRSAQHWRKIYPTHPRETSETDG; encoded by the coding sequence ATGCCTGGTGACAGACTCACCGTCCAGGACCGACAGCAGATCGCCGCGGGACTGCGCGAGGAGCTGACCTACGCCGCCATCGGCCGCCGCATCGGGCGGCCGACCTCCACCGTCACCCGCGAAGTGATGCGCAACGGCGGGCCACGCGACTATCACGCCGAGGCGGCACACCGGGCCAGCACACGACACGGGCGCCAGCGCAGGACCACTGCGCCGACACCGTCACCAGGAAGGGCCGACCCCGGGCGCGATCCACGGCTCGTGGACGAGGTGGACGCGCAGAGCGTGGAACTGATGATTCAGGCCGGGCTCCCACAGATGATGGCCCGGGTGCTCGCCGCGCTGTTCACCACCGACAGCGGCAGCCTCACCTCCGCGGAACTCGTGCGACGCCTGCACGTCAGCCCCGCCTCCATTTCCAAGGCCGTCGGCTACCTGGAAAATCAGGCACTCATCAAACGCGAACGCGACCCCCACAGCCGCGCGGAACGCTACGCCATCGACGACGACGTGGCGTTCCAGTCCATCGTGGCCAGCGCGCGCGCCCAGACTCAGATCGCCGAGGTTTGCAAGATCGCAGCCCAGAAACTCGGCACCACCACCCCCGCCGGCGCCCGACTGGAGAACACGAGCCAGTTTCTCCTCCACGTCATCGACGACCTGGTCCGCTCCGCCCAGCACTGGCGCAAGATCTACCCCACCCATCCTCGGGAGACGTCCGAAACCGACGGCTGA
- a CDS encoding TniQ family protein produces MNSELPPRFAPLPVRLRPCLGESSDSYIRRLARANHLKPSFLHCYLSGPPQWFARPLLEHLAAVAGHSPEALERALADASALGGANRPRRRLPRKNPFTRRQDLAHRIAQDALKGTQIRTLAKRYNLRCWDIRFALETPRPTTTETGQLADPITGELADLIENMISRKLNKRRIWIELMDHHDYLVKYHSIRHYIDYTRPRHGGQPQAGGTPTNE; encoded by the coding sequence ATGAACAGTGAACTGCCGCCCCGGTTTGCGCCACTACCGGTCCGGCTCCGCCCCTGCCTCGGAGAATCCTCCGACTCGTACATCCGGCGCCTGGCGCGCGCCAACCATCTCAAGCCCAGCTTCTTGCACTGCTACCTCTCCGGCCCACCCCAGTGGTTCGCCAGGCCGCTCCTCGAACACCTCGCCGCAGTCGCCGGCCACTCACCCGAGGCACTCGAGCGCGCCCTTGCTGACGCCAGCGCCCTGGGCGGGGCCAACAGGCCACGCCGCCGCCTGCCCAGGAAGAATCCCTTCACCCGGCGCCAGGACCTGGCCCACCGCATCGCCCAGGACGCCCTGAAGGGCACACAAATCCGCACGCTGGCAAAACGCTACAACCTCCGCTGCTGGGACATCCGCTTCGCCCTGGAGACCCCACGCCCGACCACCACAGAGACGGGGCAGCTGGCCGACCCCATCACAGGCGAACTCGCCGACCTGATCGAGAACATGATCAGCAGAAAGTTGAACAAGAGGCGGATATGGATCGAGCTCATGGACCACCACGACTACCTGGTCAAATACCACAGCATCCGCCACTACATCGACTACACGCGACCCCGTCATGGCGGACAGCCACAAGCGGGCGGGACCCCGACCAACGAATGA
- a CDS encoding peptidase, with protein MRWEGAKFLPCAGPAGTGPDPRLSAELVSVAAGARRRAARGGDRQADTAHLLHGLLESDPQVRAAFTGPQVGRLLGYLVQRTIGYGLQWSRTVEDSGAVPVVRIGDRRRGAASDGGCSGWSPAAGLAMERALRRARARGAGRAEGLDLLTALACDRECRAVEVLTRAGIDPALLIAHLEGGPCQQSTG; from the coding sequence ATGAGGTGGGAGGGTGCGAAGTTCCTCCCCTGCGCCGGTCCGGCCGGCACCGGCCCGGACCCCCGGCTCAGTGCGGAGCTGGTGTCGGTGGCGGCGGGTGCGCGCCGACGTGCCGCACGCGGCGGCGACCGGCAGGCCGACACCGCACACCTGCTGCACGGGCTGCTGGAATCCGATCCCCAGGTGCGCGCCGCGTTCACCGGACCCCAGGTCGGGCGGCTCCTCGGCTATCTCGTACAGCGCACCATCGGCTACGGGCTCCAGTGGAGCCGCACGGTCGAGGACTCCGGCGCCGTGCCGGTGGTGCGGATCGGCGACCGCCGCCGGGGCGCCGCCTCGGACGGCGGCTGCTCCGGTTGGTCGCCGGCCGCGGGCCTGGCCATGGAGCGCGCGCTGCGCCGTGCCCGGGCCCGGGGCGCCGGCCGCGCCGAGGGGCTCGACCTGCTCACGGCGCTCGCGTGCGACCGTGAGTGCCGCGCCGTCGAGGTGCTCACGCGGGCGGGTATCGACCCGGCTCTGCTGATCGCCCACCTGGAGGGCGGCCCCTGCCAGCAGTCAACGGGGTGA
- a CDS encoding pyridoxamine 5'-phosphate oxidase family protein: protein MTVTQRRGRRIMMTPEERDGYLAGRRTCRVATVGADGRPHVSALWFVWDGTALWLYSLVRSRRWAQTLRDPRVAVIVDDGDDYGELRGVEFGGAVEVVGEAPRTGEPCPALAAPERMFTAKYFGLDAMPHDGRHGWLRLVPETETSWDFRKLPRD, encoded by the coding sequence ATGACGGTCACCCAGCGGCGGGGCCGCCGCATCATGATGACGCCCGAGGAACGGGACGGCTATCTCGCCGGCCGGCGCACCTGCCGGGTGGCCACGGTCGGCGCGGACGGGCGACCGCATGTCAGCGCCTTGTGGTTCGTCTGGGACGGCACCGCGCTGTGGCTGTACTCCCTGGTGCGCAGCCGCCGGTGGGCGCAGACGCTCCGGGACCCGCGGGTCGCCGTGATCGTGGACGACGGTGACGACTACGGCGAACTGCGCGGCGTGGAGTTCGGCGGCGCGGTCGAGGTCGTCGGGGAGGCGCCGCGCACGGGCGAGCCGTGCCCGGCGCTCGCCGCGCCGGAGCGGATGTTCACGGCGAAGTACTTCGGCCTGGATGCCATGCCGCACGACGGCCGGCACGGCTGGCTGCGGCTGGTGCCGGAGACGGAGACCTCCTGGGATTTCCGCAAGCTCCCGCGCGACTGA
- a CDS encoding ATP-binding protein — protein MNTLTGWLRFIDGPPAPPTLSARSIWQRVPASERDLYDEDRLDHHARMLTIATSFVEKAAICGRRLVLLNRHAISARRGLIVSGPAGTGKTIAITQLGRSHELLDQARHPHVTDRIPVVYVTLPPAATARMIATEFARFLGLPVRARSNLTDIIEAVVGVCTDTRTGLVLVDELHNISLTSRHGAEVADTLKYFSERLPATFVYAGIDIAESGLLSGTRGAQIFGRFTLIPSRPFPYNSEWKGLVASMEDTLRLHEHRPGTLTDLDRFLHDHTGGMIGSLSHAICGAAIDAILTGTEKITKTSLQNIPLDHTAHTTASLATKTATSR, from the coding sequence CTGAACACCCTTACCGGATGGCTCAGGTTCATCGACGGGCCACCCGCGCCCCCGACCCTGTCGGCCCGGAGCATTTGGCAGCGAGTGCCGGCGTCCGAGCGGGACCTCTACGACGAAGACCGCCTGGACCATCACGCCCGCATGCTCACGATCGCTACCTCGTTCGTCGAGAAGGCGGCGATCTGCGGCCGCCGACTCGTCCTGCTCAACCGGCACGCGATCAGCGCCCGCCGCGGGTTGATCGTTTCCGGGCCGGCAGGCACCGGAAAAACCATCGCCATCACCCAGTTGGGGCGCTCCCACGAACTCCTTGACCAGGCCCGGCACCCCCACGTCACAGACCGCATCCCGGTCGTCTACGTCACTCTCCCGCCTGCCGCGACCGCCCGCATGATCGCGACCGAGTTCGCGCGCTTCCTGGGCCTGCCGGTGCGGGCCCGCTCGAACTTGACCGACATCATCGAGGCCGTGGTCGGCGTCTGCACCGACACCCGCACCGGTCTGGTGCTGGTCGACGAGCTCCACAACATCTCGCTCACCAGCCGCCACGGCGCCGAAGTCGCCGACACTCTCAAGTACTTCTCCGAGCGCCTGCCCGCCACCTTCGTCTATGCCGGCATCGACATCGCCGAATCCGGATTGCTGTCCGGGACACGCGGCGCCCAGATCTTCGGGCGCTTCACCCTGATCCCCTCCCGCCCCTTCCCCTACAACAGCGAATGGAAGGGCCTGGTCGCCAGCATGGAGGACACCCTGCGGCTGCACGAGCACCGCCCGGGCACGCTCACGGACCTGGACCGCTTCCTGCACGACCACACCGGCGGCATGATCGGATCGCTCTCCCACGCCATCTGCGGAGCCGCGATCGACGCCATCCTCACCGGCACCGAGAAGATCACCAAGACGAGCCTCCAGAACATTCCGCTCGACCACACCGCCCACACCACGGCGTCGCTGGCCACGAAGACCGCAACGTCCCGATGA
- a CDS encoding DMT family transporter, which translates to MTTATGSRGTSAVTTPSAAPSTSPSSSASPSSAQSPATPPGGRGRLDWRIRFGILALVWGFSFLFIKVGTDAFAPLYVSLGRMAFGTAVLVAVLVWKRERLPRSGRTWAHLMVAAFFLNALPFSLFAYAELTISSTLAGICNATSPLWGMVLAVVAASDDRPTRQRVAGLGLGFVGVLIVLGAWEGFSGQDPAGTVMALVASLSYAVGWQYVRRTISGTGDSHLAMSGAQLLLGTAQLAVVTPLFAPAPDSFPVLPVLAVVALGALGTGVAFLLQYAMVAEVGPTTAMMVTYFIPVIATAAGVAILGEHLSWNTPVGALVVLAGAALTQSRPRGRSAA; encoded by the coding sequence ATGACCACCGCGACCGGCTCCCGCGGCACCTCAGCCGTCACCACCCCCTCCGCCGCCCCCTCAACCTCCCCCTCCTCTTCCGCCTCGCCCTCTTCCGCCCAGTCCCCCGCCACGCCGCCCGGCGGCCGCGGCCGCCTCGACTGGCGGATCCGCTTCGGCATCCTCGCCCTGGTGTGGGGCTTCAGCTTCCTGTTCATCAAGGTCGGCACCGACGCGTTCGCCCCGCTCTACGTCTCGCTGGGGCGGATGGCCTTCGGCACCGCCGTCCTGGTCGCGGTTCTGGTCTGGAAGCGCGAGCGGCTGCCGCGCAGCGGCCGCACCTGGGCGCATCTCATGGTCGCGGCCTTCTTCCTCAACGCCCTCCCGTTCTCCCTCTTCGCCTACGCCGAGCTGACCATCTCCTCGACGCTGGCGGGCATCTGCAACGCCACCTCGCCGCTGTGGGGCATGGTGCTGGCGGTGGTCGCGGCCTCCGACGACCGGCCGACCCGGCAGCGCGTGGCCGGGCTGGGGCTGGGGTTCGTCGGCGTACTGATCGTGCTCGGCGCGTGGGAGGGCTTCTCCGGCCAGGACCCGGCGGGCACCGTGATGGCGCTGGTCGCCTCGCTCAGCTATGCGGTCGGCTGGCAGTACGTGCGGCGCACCATCAGCGGCACCGGCGACTCGCACCTGGCGATGTCCGGCGCCCAGCTGCTGCTCGGCACCGCCCAGCTCGCCGTCGTCACCCCGCTGTTCGCCCCGGCGCCGGACTCCTTCCCCGTCCTGCCGGTGCTCGCCGTGGTGGCGCTGGGCGCACTGGGCACAGGCGTCGCGTTCCTGCTCCAGTACGCGATGGTCGCCGAGGTGGGCCCGACCACCGCGATGATGGTCACGTACTTCATCCCCGTCATCGCCACCGCCGCCGGGGTGGCCATCCTCGGCGAGCACCTGAGCTGGAACACGCCTGTCGGCGCGCTGGTCGTCCTCGCGGGCGCGGCCCTGACGCAGAGCCGGCCACGCGGCAGGTCGGCGGCGTAG
- a CDS encoding aminotransferase class I/II-fold pyridoxal phosphate-dependent enzyme, protein MLGEYRIEGRRAAEIAASVERAVSSGELPPGQLLPPLRELAGDLGVNPNTVAAAYRTLRDRGVIETAGRRGSRVRQRPASTWRELIRVEPPEGGRDIATGNPDPALLPPLGDALAAAAARHAECPALYGAPDITPELAGLARAAFDAEGVPDGPVAVTSGALDAIERVLAAHLRPGDTVAVEDPGWGSLLDLVPALGLRAVPVAVDDDGPLPGAVEEALRHGARALVVTTRGQNPTGAAVSPARARELRPVLAAHPRTLLIEDDHLHGITELPLCPLAGATEHWVLIRATAKGYGPDLRLAVVTGDAVTVDRVRGRQRLGPGWVSHLLQDTVAYLWRTGALDSRAVSGSYGARRDALVRALRARGLAAHGRTGMNVWVPVPDETGAVARMLRAGWAVAPGTRFRLASPPGVRLTVSPLTLDDIEPVADAMASATGSAPRGRLD, encoded by the coding sequence GTGCTAGGAGAATATCGGATCGAAGGGCGTCGCGCAGCCGAGATCGCGGCGAGTGTGGAGCGCGCGGTCAGCTCCGGTGAGCTGCCCCCCGGTCAACTGCTGCCGCCGCTGCGGGAGTTGGCGGGCGATCTGGGAGTCAACCCCAACACCGTCGCTGCCGCGTACCGCACGCTGCGCGACCGCGGGGTCATCGAGACGGCCGGCCGCCGGGGCAGCCGGGTCCGGCAGCGGCCTGCCAGTACGTGGCGCGAGCTGATCCGCGTCGAGCCTCCGGAAGGGGGCCGCGACATCGCCACGGGCAACCCGGACCCCGCGCTGCTGCCGCCGCTGGGCGACGCGCTCGCGGCCGCGGCCGCGCGGCATGCCGAATGTCCCGCGCTGTACGGCGCCCCGGACATCACCCCCGAGCTGGCCGGGCTGGCCCGCGCCGCCTTCGACGCCGAGGGGGTGCCGGACGGCCCGGTGGCCGTCACCTCCGGAGCGCTCGACGCGATCGAGCGGGTGCTCGCGGCCCATCTGCGCCCCGGCGACACGGTCGCGGTCGAGGACCCCGGCTGGGGCAGCCTCCTGGACCTCGTCCCGGCGCTGGGACTGCGCGCCGTCCCTGTCGCCGTCGACGACGACGGGCCGCTGCCCGGAGCGGTGGAGGAGGCGCTGCGGCACGGCGCGCGGGCGCTGGTGGTCACCACCCGCGGCCAGAACCCCACCGGCGCGGCGGTGAGTCCGGCGCGCGCCAGGGAGCTGCGCCCGGTGCTCGCCGCGCATCCGCGGACGCTGCTGATCGAGGACGACCACCTCCACGGCATCACGGAGCTGCCGCTGTGCCCGCTCGCGGGCGCCACCGAGCACTGGGTGCTGATCCGCGCCACCGCCAAGGGGTACGGACCGGATCTGCGGCTCGCCGTGGTCACCGGGGACGCGGTCACCGTGGACCGGGTGCGCGGCCGGCAGCGGCTGGGGCCCGGCTGGGTCAGCCATCTCCTCCAGGACACGGTGGCGTATCTGTGGCGGACCGGCGCGCTGGACTCCCGGGCGGTCTCCGGGTCCTATGGCGCGCGACGCGACGCGCTGGTACGGGCCCTTCGGGCGCGGGGCCTGGCCGCGCACGGCCGCACCGGGATGAACGTATGGGTGCCGGTCCCCGACGAGACCGGCGCGGTGGCCCGGATGCTGCGGGCAGGTTGGGCGGTCGCGCCCGGCACCCGCTTCCGGCTGGCCTCGCCGCCGGGGGTGCGGCTGACCGTGTCCCCGCTGACCCTGGACGACATCGAGCCGGTTGCCGACGCGATGGCGTCGGCAACCGGCTCCGCCCCGCGGGGGCGGCTTGACTGA
- a CDS encoding DMT family transporter has protein sequence MQGSLGKSTGLGLALASALAFGGSGVAAKPLIEAGLEPLHVTWLRVVGAALVMLPVAWRHRRLPVRRPALVAGFGLLAVAGVQACYFASISRIPVGVALLVEYLAPALVLGWVRFVQRRPVTRAAAVGVVLAVGGLACVVEVWSGLSFDLVGLALALGAACCQVGYFVLSDHGGDTSDAADPLGVIAYGLLIGAVALTAVAAPWNLDWSVLAGRADMHGARVPAILLLAWVVLVATVVAYLTGVLSIRRLSPQVAGVVACLEAVIATVLAWVLLGEHLGTAQIIGGAVVLAGAFIAQTSAPKAAPAEPVAASAAAAAEPDAYKAEEPVQR, from the coding sequence ATGCAAGGCTCTCTGGGGAAGAGCACCGGCCTGGGCCTCGCCCTGGCATCGGCGCTCGCGTTCGGTGGATCGGGTGTCGCGGCCAAGCCGCTGATCGAGGCTGGGCTGGAACCGCTGCACGTGACGTGGCTGCGCGTCGTGGGTGCCGCCCTGGTGATGCTGCCCGTCGCCTGGCGGCACCGCCGTCTCCCCGTCCGCCGCCCGGCGCTGGTCGCAGGCTTCGGCCTGCTGGCCGTCGCGGGCGTTCAGGCCTGCTACTTCGCGTCCATATCGCGCATCCCCGTCGGCGTCGCGCTCCTCGTGGAATATCTCGCGCCCGCCCTCGTCCTGGGCTGGGTCCGTTTCGTCCAGCGGCGGCCGGTGACCCGTGCCGCGGCCGTGGGCGTGGTCCTCGCCGTCGGCGGTCTGGCCTGTGTCGTCGAGGTCTGGAGCGGGCTCAGCTTCGATCTCGTGGGACTGGCGCTCGCCCTGGGCGCCGCCTGCTGCCAGGTCGGCTACTTCGTCCTCTCCGACCACGGCGGCGACACCTCGGACGCGGCGGACCCGCTGGGAGTGATCGCGTACGGCCTGCTCATCGGCGCCGTCGCGCTGACCGCCGTCGCCGCCCCGTGGAACCTCGACTGGTCGGTGCTCGCCGGGCGCGCGGACATGCACGGTGCGCGGGTGCCCGCCATCCTGCTCCTCGCCTGGGTGGTCCTGGTCGCGACCGTGGTCGCCTACCTCACCGGCGTGCTCTCCATCCGCCGGCTCTCGCCCCAGGTCGCCGGGGTCGTCGCCTGCCTGGAGGCGGTCATCGCCACCGTGCTCGCCTGGGTGCTGCTCGGCGAACACCTGGGCACGGCGCAGATCATCGGCGGTGCGGTGGTGCTCGCCGGCGCGTTCATCGCCCAGACCTCGGCGCCGAAGGCCGCCCCGGCCGAGCCGGTGGCCGCCTCCGCGGCCGCCGCGGCGGAACCGGACGCGTACAAGGCCGAAGAGCCCGTACAGCGCTGA
- a CDS encoding LysR family transcriptional regulator, whose product MLNLDRLRTLHAVARHGSVSGAAEGLHVTTSAVSQQLSKLERETGQQLLAKNGRGVRLTDAGRLLADHASRILSQVELAWSDLEAQRGQAVGELLLGAFPTAARGLVPDALAVLRAEHPQLRARLMEREPDASVPAVVRGDLDLAVVLDWYNKPLPMPGGLVKAALLDDPADVAMPADHPLADRAEVDLEDFAHDEWIAWPNGFCYDWLMFTLRGKGIEPRIGHTAEEHPTQMALIAAGLGVAVAPRLGRGPVPEGVRVVPVRHQTMRRHIYAIWRADADRRPSIRAAVDALRGIGERISAAEPMGS is encoded by the coding sequence ATGTTGAACCTGGATCGCCTACGGACCTTGCACGCCGTGGCCCGGCACGGCTCCGTGAGCGGTGCCGCCGAGGGGCTGCACGTCACGACCTCCGCCGTCTCCCAGCAGCTGTCCAAGCTGGAGCGTGAGACGGGCCAGCAGCTGCTGGCCAAGAACGGCCGGGGGGTGCGGCTCACCGACGCCGGGCGGCTGCTCGCCGACCATGCCTCCCGCATCCTCTCCCAGGTCGAGCTGGCCTGGTCCGATCTGGAGGCGCAGCGCGGGCAGGCCGTCGGCGAACTGCTGCTGGGCGCGTTCCCCACCGCCGCCCGCGGCCTGGTGCCGGACGCGCTGGCCGTGCTGCGCGCCGAGCACCCCCAGCTGCGCGCCCGGCTGATGGAGCGGGAGCCGGACGCCTCCGTGCCCGCGGTGGTGCGCGGTGACCTCGACCTCGCCGTCGTCCTGGACTGGTACAACAAGCCGCTGCCCATGCCCGGCGGGCTGGTCAAGGCGGCCCTGCTGGACGACCCGGCGGATGTGGCCATGCCCGCGGACCACCCGCTCGCCGACCGGGCCGAGGTCGATCTGGAGGACTTCGCCCACGACGAGTGGATCGCCTGGCCGAACGGCTTCTGCTACGACTGGCTGATGTTCACCCTGCGCGGCAAGGGCATCGAGCCGCGGATCGGCCACACTGCGGAGGAGCATCCGACCCAGATGGCCCTGATCGCCGCCGGGCTGGGTGTCGCCGTCGCGCCCCGGCTGGGGCGCGGGCCGGTGCCGGAAGGGGTGCGGGTGGTGCCCGTTAGGCACCAGACCATGCGGCGCCACATCTACGCGATCTGGCGGGCGGACGCCGACCGCAGGCCGTCCATCCGGGCGGCGGTGGACGCGCTGCGCGGCATAGGAGAGCGCATATCGGCGGCGGAGCCCATGGGCTCGTGA
- a CDS encoding ATP-binding cassette domain-containing protein has protein sequence MTTDLGQSAIAATAVRKAYRDHVVLDGIDIHIPAGSVFALLGPNGAGKTTVVQILSTLIRADAGDMRVAGHDVARDPDSVRAAIGVTGQFSAVDSFLTGEENLLLMADLNRLPRRERRQRAADLLARFDLVDAARKPAATYSGGMRRRLDLAMTLVGQPRVIFLDEPTTGLDPRSRRTMWEIIRRLVTDEGVTIFLTTQYLEEADQLADRIAVLHQGKLVAEGSPEELKRQVGGGHITLRFADPRGYDHAARTLDVVSRNDEACTLQIPSQGDARSLRALLDWLDHAALTVDELQVHTPDLDDVFFALTGNPVTEQEPAR, from the coding sequence ATGACTACCGATCTCGGTCAATCCGCGATCGCGGCGACTGCGGTACGCAAGGCGTACCGGGACCACGTCGTGCTCGACGGCATCGACATCCATATCCCCGCGGGGTCTGTCTTCGCGTTGCTCGGACCGAACGGCGCCGGCAAGACCACCGTGGTGCAGATCCTGTCCACGCTCATCCGCGCCGACGCCGGCGACATGCGGGTCGCCGGCCACGACGTGGCCCGGGATCCGGACTCGGTCCGTGCCGCGATCGGCGTCACCGGCCAGTTCTCCGCGGTGGACAGCTTCCTCACCGGCGAGGAGAACCTGCTGTTGATGGCCGACCTGAACCGCCTGCCCCGCAGGGAACGGCGGCAGCGTGCCGCGGACCTACTGGCGCGGTTCGATCTGGTGGACGCGGCCCGGAAGCCTGCGGCGACGTACTCCGGCGGGATGCGCCGCCGCCTGGACCTCGCGATGACGCTGGTTGGCCAACCCCGCGTGATCTTCCTCGACGAGCCGACCACCGGGCTGGACCCGCGCAGCAGGCGGACCATGTGGGAGATCATCCGCAGACTGGTGACCGACGAGGGCGTCACGATCTTCCTCACCACCCAGTACCTCGAGGAGGCCGACCAACTCGCCGACCGGATCGCGGTGCTGCACCAGGGGAAACTGGTCGCGGAGGGCTCGCCGGAGGAGCTCAAACGACAGGTCGGCGGAGGCCACATCACCCTGCGGTTCGCCGACCCACGCGGTTACGACCACGCGGCCCGGACGCTGGACGTGGTGTCCCGCAACGATGAGGCATGCACCCTGCAGATCCCCAGCCAAGGCGATGCCCGGTCATTGCGCGCCCTGCTGGACTGGCTCGACCACGCCGCGCTCACCGTGGACGAACTGCAGGTCCACACCCCCGATCTCGATGACGTCTTCTTCGCGCTGACAGGCAACCCGGTCACGGAACAGGAGCCCGCCCGATGA
- a CDS encoding DMT family transporter — MLTSFTPALSVGRGLLYVTVAATAWGTAGAAAALLYGGSGLGPVALTFWRIVGGLVLLLAARAVRRAAHRTAATRTSVPRTTVPRPYESPLRRAERILVTGLGLMAFQVAYFGAVEATGLAVGTIVTLGAAPVMVALCGRLFLGERLGAGGVLAVAGALTGLAVLVLGSDGAGTVRPAGVALALLSAAGYSTVTVYGRHLERTGRATDPYTTTLTSFGVCAVGLLPLAAAEGLWPHAHDLGRTLALLIYIASVPTALAYALYFAGLAVVRGTTVTVITLIEPVTAAVIAVTLLGERLTVATALGTTVLLGAVAALVVAEARGSATASRASAAA, encoded by the coding sequence GTGCTTACTTCCTTCACCCCTGCCCTGTCTGTCGGCCGGGGCCTGCTCTACGTCACCGTCGCGGCGACCGCCTGGGGCACCGCCGGCGCGGCCGCCGCACTGCTCTACGGCGGCAGCGGCCTCGGCCCCGTCGCGCTGACCTTCTGGCGCATCGTCGGCGGACTCGTCCTGCTGCTCGCCGCACGCGCCGTCCGCCGCGCCGCCCACCGGACCGCCGCCACTCGCACCAGCGTCCCTCGCACCACCGTCCCGCGTCCGTACGAGTCGCCGCTGCGCCGTGCGGAACGGATCCTGGTCACCGGACTCGGGCTGATGGCCTTTCAGGTCGCCTACTTCGGCGCGGTGGAGGCGACCGGTCTGGCGGTCGGCACCATCGTCACGTTGGGCGCGGCGCCGGTGATGGTCGCCCTGTGCGGGCGGCTGTTCCTGGGAGAGCGGCTCGGCGCGGGCGGTGTGCTCGCGGTCGCGGGCGCGCTCACCGGACTGGCGGTCCTGGTCCTGGGCAGCGACGGCGCCGGCACCGTACGGCCGGCGGGCGTCGCCCTCGCGCTGCTGTCCGCGGCCGGTTACTCCACCGTCACCGTCTACGGCCGCCATCTGGAGCGGACCGGCCGCGCGACCGACCCGTACACCACCACACTGACGTCCTTCGGTGTCTGCGCGGTCGGCCTGCTGCCGCTCGCCGCCGCCGAGGGGTTGTGGCCTCATGCGCACGACCTCGGCCGCACGCTGGCGCTGCTGATCTACATCGCGTCCGTGCCCACCGCGCTCGCCTACGCCCTGTACTTCGCGGGCCTTGCGGTCGTACGCGGTACGACGGTCACCGTCATCACCCTCATCGAGCCGGTCACGGCCGCGGTGATCGCGGTGACGCTGCTCGGCGAGCGCCTGACCGTGGCGACCGCGCTGGGCACCACGGTGCTCCTGGGCGCGGTCGCGGCCCTGGTCGTGGCCGAGGCGCGCGGCTCGGCCACGGCCTCGCGCGCCTCGGCTGCGGCCTAG
- a CDS encoding pyridoxamine 5'-phosphate oxidase family protein, with protein sequence MTASPPPAAHAPSTAAHESPAGAYQPTDRTVPTRSKDRASYDRELVHAILDADYVCHLGFVRDGAPVVLPTLYGRIGERLYLHGSTGSRPLRAAGQSDAGLPVCVTITHVDGLVLARSTFHHSLNYRSVVVHGTARQVTDEAEKRAALDALVDQVVPGRSADSRPGNAKELAATAVLRLDLDEVSAKLRTGGPNDEPEDLALPYWSGVVPVARRYGAPVPSDDLAPGIAVPAYITELG encoded by the coding sequence GTGACCGCATCGCCTCCGCCCGCCGCGCACGCGCCGTCGACTGCCGCGCACGAGTCCCCGGCCGGCGCGTACCAGCCGACCGACCGGACTGTCCCCACCCGGTCCAAGGACCGCGCCTCCTACGACCGCGAGCTGGTGCACGCGATACTCGACGCCGACTACGTCTGCCACCTCGGCTTCGTACGCGACGGCGCGCCCGTCGTCCTGCCCACGCTGTACGGCCGGATCGGCGAGCGCCTCTATCTGCACGGGTCCACCGGTTCCCGCCCGCTGCGCGCGGCCGGCCAGAGCGACGCGGGGCTGCCGGTGTGCGTGACCATCACCCATGTCGACGGGCTGGTGCTGGCGCGCTCCACGTTCCACCACTCCCTCAACTACCGGTCCGTGGTGGTGCACGGCACGGCCCGCCAGGTGACCGACGAGGCCGAGAAGCGCGCAGCACTCGACGCCCTGGTGGACCAGGTCGTACCGGGCCGGTCCGCCGACTCCCGGCCGGGCAACGCCAAAGAGCTGGCCGCCACCGCCGTCCTCCGGCTCGACCTGGACGAGGTGTCGGCCAAGCTGCGCACCGGCGGGCCGAACGACGAACCGGAAGACCTCGCCCTCCCCTACTGGAGCGGCGTGGTGCCGGTCGCCCGCCGTTACGGCGCGCCGGTCCCGTCCGACGACCTGGCCCCGGGCATCGCCGTGCCCGCGTACATCACGGAGCTCGGCTGA